From the genome of Desulfovibrio gilichinskyi, one region includes:
- a CDS encoding class I SAM-dependent methyltransferase, which produces MALYSRDYAEYWEDKGSLKNFSTPVKFTEFKKYVSSDADILDVGCGYGRVMKTLFEEGFKNIKGVEPSAALRQRLLKEGGEFEVKPLEDGIIPYKDGSVDAVLLVAVLTCIPENKDQDQLMSEVYRVLKPSGVLYINDFLLNTDERNIERYNRCQKQHGTYGIFEIEGGGILRHFSEERIKELLGSFDELEHEKVVYTTMNGNRSNGFYYIGRK; this is translated from the coding sequence AGGTTCATTAAAAAACTTTTCAACTCCTGTTAAATTTACAGAATTTAAGAAATATGTTTCCAGCGATGCGGATATTTTGGATGTGGGATGCGGCTACGGACGCGTCATGAAGACTCTTTTTGAGGAAGGTTTTAAAAATATAAAGGGTGTTGAACCTTCTGCCGCCTTGCGTCAAAGGCTGCTTAAAGAGGGGGGAGAGTTTGAAGTTAAGCCGTTAGAAGATGGGATAATACCTTATAAAGACGGATCCGTTGACGCAGTTCTTCTCGTTGCTGTTCTCACCTGCATACCGGAAAATAAAGATCAGGATCAGCTTATGAGTGAGGTTTACCGCGTGCTTAAACCGAGCGGAGTTCTGTATATTAATGACTTTTTACTCAATACAGATGAGCGCAATATTGAGAGATATAACCGCTGTCAAAAGCAGCATGGTACATACGGAATCTTTGAAATTGAGGGCGGAGGAATCCTGCGCCATTTTTCAGAAGAGCGCATTAAAGAACTGCTAGGTTCATTTGATGAACTTGAGCATGAAAAGGTTGTTTACACGACAATGAACGGTAACCGTTCCAACGGATTTTATTACATAGGCCGTAAATAG